From a region of the Rhizophagus irregularis chromosome 3, complete sequence genome:
- a CDS encoding uncharacterized protein (SECRETED:cutsite_VTS-QN; SECRETED:prob_0.5268); SECRETED:SignalP(1-24) produces MFNLAKMLTIFIYLTSICCFFVTSQNVLSRDILPQNVSSLNTPPQDMSPQDIWYIYEEPIEGLKLHDTLTLKDGTLMIWMTLDDEEDPSCILPYFYLRLIERTGRITYINLNYTFPLEAVCPIDMTFIPLSYNYIMVIYVKSNNGVKGKYGLIINYDSEIISEIYLGDVNDDIIISGRLEKGFIRIEEYDKKGITAWHWFSAPDITTGKVVELESGEFSVPNLSSYTFVNSFNFNLIDGGFGYAYILKYDEMGSSVSNNPNIQYWKIYVSFLREGTYSPTTPSLVYQTTTKLNSLAFKSCFYNIAGYICIVSLNNTITNMDQSRTEVNYYQLEFLTTGSFVQFGMVPKEISNAEDFDLSSLVYGGFLVRKQYTNTTALNFYILDNNGNYKSKVSFGPEFFHYNMFRRNGTLVGIKKQTGNKLEILLKPLLRLNNQGVEYDNPAIESTKPAVNEVIDPLINEITIKYGIPVMLSTANVSIFQLNDDPHKPSLLRQTIAGDSELCTIGSDNHTVHIPIFSSTFNQPNSSYHVVVDNNFVISQERNEPLLGINEKTWIISTKPFKTGQHSVSVTGLLRLNDEGSSKFLQTNHQSEFFNNVIQEFSKIIPVNEQRITTNGKWQYDPTSPKKVLLSFTINEAKSAMEPSSKIIFDNLGTLIERKGFTALSNNEYSSLIDESASFTMTSYFGNFLPIIIIFLVSIIILTILYFLAHWKNPEARNIAIFETALIMQDFAVDLTFTLLRVNNAQHLIIPNMVFLVVPHVVNFLLAINILLSEVATNPTFYTWFSELPALLSICTIFSAINILGVNTLTSNLFGFKIFSAPLSQRSRNIILWGSFINIFAEDVPQLIIQILYFNSVVTYDLIPSLVLISGGLVIMYKLILRSYQALTRWCHRRDEIRNFIRDRRLSAGSIRSLRSNI; encoded by the exons atgttcAATTTGGCAAAGATGTTGACcatctttatatatttaacctCTATCTGTTGCTTTTTTGTCACATCTCAAAATGTATTATCTCGAGATATATTACCTCAAAATGTATCATCACTAAACACACCACCCCAAGACATGTCACCTCAGGATATATGGTACATTTATGAAGAACCGATAGAAGGTCTAAAACTACATGACACTCTCACACTTAAAGATGGTACTTTGATGATTTGGATGACCcttgatgatgaagaagatCCATCATGCATATTACCTTATTTTTATCTACGATTGATAGAAAGAACAGGCCGAATTACATACATAAATCTTAATTACACCTTTCCTCTAGAAGCAGTTTGCCCCATTGATATGACTTTTATACCCttaagttataattatataatggtAATTTATGTTAAATCAAACAATGGTGTTAAGGGAAAGTATggtttgataattaattatgacAGCGAGATAATAAG tgaAATCTACTTGGGAGATGttaatgatgatattataattagtgGAAGATTAGAAAAAGGTTTTATTCGTATTGAAGAATATGACAAAAAAGGAATAACAGCATGGCATTGGTTTAGTGCCCC AGATATTACAACAGGAAAAGTGGTGGAACTTGAAAGTGGCGAGTTTAGTGTACCAAACCTATCATCATATACttttgtaaatagttttaattttaatttaattgatggAGGGTTTGGATATGcatatattctaaaatatgatgaaatggGATCATCAGTATCAAATAATCCAAATATTCAATACTGGAAAATTTATGTTTCATTTTTAAGAGAGGGAACATATTCACCTACAACACCTTCTCTTGTCTACCAAACTActacaaaattaaatagtttAGCATTTAAATCATGTTTTTACAATATTGCAGGATATATATGTATTGTATCATTAAACAATACAATTACAAATATGGATCAATCAAGAACTGAAGTGAATTATTATCAGTTAGAATTTTTAACAACTGGGTCCTTTGTACAATTTGGTATGGTCCCTAAAGAAATAAGTAATGCAGAAGATTTTGATTTGTCAAGTTTAGTTTATGGAGGATTTCTTGTGAGAAAACAATATACAAATACAACTGCATtgaacttttatattttagataataatggaaattataaatcaaaggTCTCTTTTGGCCCAgagttttttcattataatatgttCAGAAGAAATGGTACTTTAGTGGGAATAAAGAAACAAACTGGTAAtaaattggaaattttattgaaaccTTTACTAAGACTAAATAATcaag gAGTTGAATATGATAATCCTGCAATTGAGTCAACAAAGCCAGCTGTCAATGAAGTTATTGATCCTTTAATCAatgaaattacaattaaatatgGCATTCCAGTAATGTTATCTACTGCAAATGTTTCCATATTTCAACTAAATGATGACCCACACAAACCAAGTTTATTACGGCAAACAATTGCAGGAGATTCTGAACTATGTACTATTGGAAGTGATAACCACACTGTGCATATTCCAATTTTCAGTAGTACATTCAATCAGCCAAACTCGTCTTATCATGTGGtagttgataataattttgtcattTCTCAAGAGAGAAATGAACCATTATTaggaattaatgaaaaaacttgGATAATTTCAACAa aaccATTTAAGACCGGACAACATTCAGTTTCAGTCACAGGGTTACTTCGATTGAATGATGAAGGGAgttcaaaatttcttcaaacaAATCATCAGTCGGAGTTTTTCAATAATGTAATTCAAgaattttccaaaataattCCGGTAAATGAACAAAGGATAACAACAAATGGTAAATGGCAATATGACCCCACTTCTCCCAAAAAAGTGTTGTTGTCATTTACTATAAATGAAGCTAAAAGTGCCATGGAACCAAGTTCCAAAATAATCTTTGATAATTTGGGCACTTTGATTGAAAGAAAAGGATTTACTGCACTTTCCAATAATGAGTATTCTTCATTAATTGACGAAAGTGCATCCTTTACAATGACCA gttattttggaaattttttgccaataattataatatttttagtaagtataataatattaacgatattatattttttggcACATTGGAAGAACCCTGAAGCTAGAAACATTGCCATATTTGAGACTGCATTAATAATGCAGGATTTTGCTGTGGATTTAACATTCACATTATTAAGGGTTAATAATGCTCAACACTTAATAATCCCAAA tatggTATTCCTCGTTGTACCGCATGTAGtcaattttttattggctataaatattcttttgtcTGAAGTAGCTACGAATCCAACATTCTATACTTGGTTTTCGGAGCTTCCAGCACTATTGTCaatttgtacaatattttcaGCTATTAATATACTAGGAGTAAATACTTTGACATCAAATTTATTtggtttcaaaatattttcagcCCCATTATCACAAagatcaagaaatattatacttTGGGGTagtttcataaatatttttgctgAAGATGTACCACAATTGATTATACAGATATTATACTTTAATAGTGTTGTGACGTACGATCTTATTCCATCACTTGTACTTATATCTGGTGGATTAGTTATAATgtataaactaattttaagATCGTATCAGGCATTAACAAGATGGTGTCATCGGCGTGATGAAATTAGAAACTTTATTAGAGATAGACGTTTATCAGCTGGTTCTATAAGATCATTAAGGTCAAATATTTAG